One genomic segment of Micromonospora sp. WMMC415 includes these proteins:
- a CDS encoding BTAD domain-containing putative transcriptional regulator produces the protein MQIGMLGPFEVRTDDGGSADVPGARLRGLLIALALRPGQVVPKATLVDWIWGEHPPSDAANALQRLVSRLRKALPEGAVEGQPDGYRLTVDPDAVDAVRFERLVGQARDDAGPQRARRLREALALWRGAAMQDVGLPDSAALDAAATRLERLRLTAMEDRFDLEVSLGHGAELVPELTDLVAAHPVRERLAVALMRALAATGRDTEALLVYQRTSEALADALGVDPSPELSALHVALLRGEVGRREQNRKTNLRAELSSFVGKDGAVTEIGALVARHRLTTLIGPGGSGKTRLATETARRLLDDLPDGAWLVELAAIGTDGDVVQATLAGLGLRDALLGEAPSTELIDRLIAAIREREALLVLDNCEHVIESAAAFAHRLLGECRRLRILATSREPLGITGEALWPVEPLALPKGDAGPGEIESSPAVQLLRDRASAVRRDLAVDTHTLSTMARVCRALDGMPLAIELAAARLRTMSIDQLAERLDDRFRLLTGGSRTALPRHRTLRAVVDWSWELLTDAERTVLRRLSVFSGGASLEAAERVCAGDAVEPEEVLELLTALAEKSLLVAEGDGAPRYRMLGTIKEYASHRLAEAGESDLARHAHLAYFTELTEAAEPQLRRAEQLNWLAVLEVEHDNIGSAMRGALAAGEAPAAMRLAAAAGWYWWLGGHRTEGMELITAATATPGEVSDEIRATVYALVVLFLNSGPGDEHHAAEWIHKAYRLSRRSRGSHPGMALVVPLERMVREPDALLPAWETLLDHEDPWVRALARLHLGKLRIILGQDGRDVDAYFERALVEFRALGERFGISFALSELAELIAVRGEFAAACAHYEEAIAVVTEVGAVEDVIRMRSRQARLYWLLGDEDASVAALAEAQRFADRVTWPGALAELALSKAELARWRGDAEEAYEQLGVMTALLGDEAELAGIRAGTHDLLGYLTDDVDQARTHRMVACEAAREAGYAPLIAQVLVGVADLALRRDQPEQAARLLAASAAVRGLPDRSHPDLARIEQTVRRRLGEAKFAEAALAGTATSWSQLVAVTLAC, from the coding sequence GTGCAGATCGGGATGCTCGGGCCGTTCGAGGTTCGCACGGACGACGGCGGCTCCGCCGACGTGCCGGGCGCCCGCCTGCGCGGGCTGTTGATCGCCCTCGCGCTCAGACCGGGCCAGGTGGTCCCCAAAGCGACACTCGTCGACTGGATCTGGGGTGAACACCCGCCCTCCGACGCGGCGAACGCCTTGCAGCGCCTGGTTTCCCGGCTGCGGAAGGCGCTGCCGGAAGGGGCGGTCGAGGGGCAGCCGGACGGCTACCGGTTGACGGTGGACCCCGACGCCGTCGACGCCGTACGGTTCGAACGCCTCGTCGGCCAGGCCCGCGATGACGCGGGTCCGCAGCGGGCCCGGCGGCTCCGCGAGGCCCTCGCGTTGTGGCGCGGTGCGGCCATGCAGGATGTCGGTCTGCCCGACAGTGCGGCGCTCGACGCGGCGGCCACCCGGCTGGAGAGGCTACGCCTGACGGCCATGGAGGATCGGTTCGACCTGGAGGTCAGCCTCGGCCACGGTGCGGAACTGGTCCCGGAGCTGACCGACCTGGTGGCCGCGCACCCGGTGCGCGAACGGCTTGCCGTCGCGCTGATGCGTGCCCTCGCGGCGACCGGTCGCGACACCGAGGCGCTGCTCGTGTACCAGCGCACGAGCGAGGCCCTCGCCGACGCGCTGGGCGTCGACCCCTCCCCGGAGCTCTCGGCACTGCACGTCGCGCTGCTGCGGGGCGAGGTGGGGCGGCGGGAGCAGAACCGGAAGACCAACCTGCGTGCCGAGCTGAGCAGCTTCGTCGGCAAGGACGGAGCTGTCACCGAGATCGGCGCACTCGTCGCCAGGCACCGGCTCACCACCCTGATCGGGCCGGGCGGCTCGGGGAAGACCAGGCTGGCCACGGAAACCGCGCGCCGGCTGCTCGACGACCTGCCGGACGGCGCCTGGCTGGTGGAACTCGCCGCCATCGGCACCGACGGAGACGTCGTGCAGGCGACGCTCGCCGGTCTCGGCCTCCGGGACGCTCTGCTCGGCGAGGCGCCGAGCACGGAGCTGATCGACCGGCTCATCGCCGCGATCCGCGAGCGGGAGGCGCTGCTGGTCCTGGACAACTGCGAGCACGTGATCGAGTCGGCGGCGGCGTTCGCCCATCGACTGCTCGGGGAGTGCCGGCGGCTGCGGATCCTGGCGACGAGCAGGGAACCGCTCGGCATCACCGGTGAGGCGCTGTGGCCGGTCGAGCCGCTGGCGTTGCCGAAGGGGGACGCCGGGCCTGGCGAGATCGAGTCCTCTCCCGCCGTCCAGTTGCTGCGGGACCGGGCGAGCGCGGTGCGCAGGGATCTCGCGGTCGACACCCACACGTTGTCCACGATGGCACGGGTCTGCCGGGCGCTGGACGGGATGCCGCTGGCGATCGAACTGGCCGCGGCCAGGTTGCGCACCATGTCCATCGATCAGCTCGCCGAGCGGCTCGACGACCGGTTCCGCCTGCTCACCGGCGGCAGCCGTACCGCGTTGCCCCGGCACCGGACGCTGCGCGCGGTGGTCGACTGGAGCTGGGAGCTGCTGACCGACGCCGAACGGACGGTCCTGCGCAGGCTCTCGGTGTTCTCGGGCGGGGCGAGCCTGGAAGCGGCCGAGCGGGTCTGCGCCGGCGACGCGGTCGAGCCGGAGGAGGTGCTCGAACTGCTCACCGCACTGGCCGAGAAGTCGCTGCTGGTCGCCGAGGGCGACGGCGCACCGCGTTACCGGATGCTCGGCACGATCAAGGAGTACGCCTCGCACCGGCTCGCCGAGGCGGGGGAATCGGACCTGGCGCGGCACGCGCATCTCGCCTACTTCACCGAACTCACCGAGGCCGCGGAGCCGCAGCTTCGCCGCGCCGAACAGCTGAACTGGCTCGCCGTCCTCGAGGTCGAGCACGACAACATCGGTTCCGCGATGCGGGGCGCGCTCGCGGCCGGCGAGGCGCCCGCGGCGATGCGGCTGGCCGCGGCCGCCGGCTGGTACTGGTGGCTCGGCGGTCACCGGACCGAAGGCATGGAGCTGATCACCGCGGCCACCGCAACGCCCGGCGAGGTGAGCGACGAGATCCGGGCCACCGTGTACGCGCTCGTCGTGCTGTTCCTGAACTCCGGGCCGGGCGACGAACACCACGCGGCGGAGTGGATCCACAAGGCGTACCGGCTCAGCCGGCGCAGTCGAGGCAGCCACCCGGGGATGGCGCTCGTCGTCCCGCTGGAACGCATGGTGCGGGAGCCGGACGCGCTCCTGCCCGCCTGGGAGACCCTGCTGGACCACGAGGACCCCTGGGTCCGCGCGCTGGCCCGGCTGCACCTCGGCAAGCTGCGGATCATCCTCGGCCAGGACGGGCGGGATGTGGACGCGTACTTCGAGCGGGCGCTCGTCGAGTTCCGGGCCCTCGGCGAACGGTTCGGGATCTCGTTCGCCCTGAGCGAGCTGGCGGAGCTGATCGCCGTACGCGGTGAGTTCGCCGCGGCGTGCGCGCACTACGAGGAGGCGATCGCGGTCGTCACCGAGGTCGGCGCCGTCGAGGACGTCATCCGGATGCGGTCGCGGCAGGCGCGGCTGTACTGGTTGTTGGGCGATGAGGACGCCAGCGTGGCCGCCCTCGCCGAGGCGCAACGGTTCGCGGACCGGGTCACGTGGCCGGGTGCGCTGGCCGAACTGGCGCTGTCCAAGGCGGAGCTCGCGCGCTGGCGCGGTGACGCCGAGGAGGCGTACGAGCAACTCGGAGTCATGACAGCGCTGCTGGGCGACGAGGCGGAGCTGGCGGGTATCCGTGCGGGGACCCACGACCTGCTGGGCTACCTGACCGACGATGTCGACCAGGCCCGTACGCATCGCATGGTGGCCTGCGAGGCGGCGCGCGAGGCCGGTTACGCACCGTTGATCGCACAGGTGCTCGTGGGGGTCGCGGACCTGGCGCTGCGCCGCGACCAGCCCGAGCAGGCCGCGCGGCTGCTCGCGGCGAGCGCTGCGGTGCGTGGACTGCCGGACCGCTCGCACCCGGACCTGGCCCGGATCGAGCAGACAGTGCGACGCCGCCTCGGCGAAGCGAAGTTCGCCGAGGCGGCGCTGGCAGGCACTGCGACCAGCTGGAGTCAGTTGGTCGCGGTCACGCTCGCTTGTTGA
- a CDS encoding Uma2 family endonuclease, translating into MSAEAVGRHMPAVVTLEDLAAMNAADPNGHRYETSPEGVLSVMPPPDSEHAMIASRLMAWLIIAGWPAEQVLQAAGLRVPGPDGVGGRIPDLTVWRKPPPRSVWSVAADVALVVEIVSPGSEAIDSVTKVREYAAAGIPRYWMVDRDSGQTVTLYRLSERGDYEEQARMPLAWLLQTAPAEHLD; encoded by the coding sequence ATGAGCGCAGAGGCCGTCGGCAGGCACATGCCCGCTGTCGTGACGCTCGAGGATCTGGCCGCCATGAACGCCGCCGATCCCAACGGTCACCGGTACGAGACGAGCCCCGAGGGGGTGCTGTCGGTCATGCCGCCGCCGGACTCGGAGCACGCGATGATCGCCAGTCGGCTGATGGCGTGGCTCATCATCGCCGGGTGGCCCGCCGAGCAGGTTCTCCAGGCCGCCGGCCTCCGGGTGCCCGGCCCCGACGGGGTCGGCGGCCGCATCCCTGACCTCACCGTGTGGCGCAAGCCGCCGCCGCGGAGCGTCTGGTCCGTCGCGGCGGACGTCGCGCTGGTGGTCGAGATCGTCTCGCCGGGCTCCGAGGCGATCGACTCGGTCACCAAGGTCCGGGAGTACGCCGCCGCCGGCATTCCCCGCTACTGGATGGTGGACCGCGACAGCGGGCAGACCGTCACCCTGTATCGGCTGTCGGAGCGCGGCGACTACGAGGAGCAGGCCAGAATGCCGCTGGCCTGGTTGCTCCAGACGGCCCCGGCCGAGCACCTCGACTAG
- a CDS encoding NAD(P)/FAD-dependent oxidoreductase, translating to MTDQLSSDYDVVVVGGGAAGLNGALMLARARRSVVVIDAGAPRNAPADGVHGLLAREGTPPAELLERGRAEVRGYGGHVVAGQVDAAARDGDGFAVTLADGRSVRARRLLVTTGLVDDLPGVAGLRERWGRDVIHCPYCHGWEVRDRAIGVLATGPMSVHQALLFRQWSADVTYFTHLSAGPDEEQAEQLAARDIRVVTGAVAALQIVDDRLTGVRLADGTVVERDALAVGARMVARAGLLAGLGLRPVEHPSGMGEHVPADPTGRTDVPGVWVAGNVTDLAAQVGAAAAGGALAAAMINSDLVAEETRQAVDARRQRFSAGSEARVAELVAGDRRHGL from the coding sequence ATGACCGATCAGTTGAGCAGCGACTACGACGTGGTGGTGGTCGGCGGCGGCGCCGCCGGGTTGAACGGGGCGTTGATGCTCGCCCGGGCCCGCCGGTCGGTGGTGGTGATCGACGCCGGCGCCCCGCGTAACGCGCCGGCCGACGGGGTGCACGGGCTGCTCGCCCGCGAGGGCACGCCGCCGGCCGAACTGCTGGAGCGCGGCCGGGCCGAGGTGCGCGGGTACGGCGGTCACGTGGTGGCCGGCCAGGTCGACGCCGCGGCGCGCGACGGTGACGGGTTCGCCGTGACGCTCGCCGACGGGCGGTCGGTGCGGGCGCGCCGGCTGCTCGTGACCACCGGGCTGGTGGACGACCTGCCGGGCGTCGCCGGACTGCGGGAGCGGTGGGGCCGGGACGTGATCCACTGCCCGTACTGCCACGGCTGGGAGGTCCGCGACCGGGCCATCGGCGTGCTGGCCACCGGCCCGATGTCGGTGCACCAGGCGCTGCTGTTCCGCCAGTGGAGTGCCGACGTCACGTACTTCACGCACCTGTCCGCCGGCCCGGACGAGGAGCAGGCGGAACAGCTCGCCGCCCGCGACATCCGGGTGGTGACCGGTGCGGTCGCGGCCCTGCAGATCGTCGACGACCGGCTGACCGGCGTACGGCTCGCGGACGGAACGGTCGTCGAGCGGGACGCGCTGGCGGTCGGGGCGCGGATGGTCGCGCGGGCCGGACTCCTGGCCGGGCTCGGGCTGCGGCCGGTGGAGCACCCGAGCGGGATGGGCGAGCACGTCCCCGCCGACCCGACCGGGCGTACCGACGTACCCGGGGTGTGGGTGGCCGGGAACGTCACGGACCTGGCGGCGCAGGTGGGAGCCGCCGCGGCGGGCGGCGCCCTGGCGGCGGCGATGATCAACAGCGACCTGGTCGCGGAGGAGACCCGGCAGGCCGTCGACGCCCGGCGGCAGCGGTTCTCCGCCGGGTCCGAGGCGCGGGTGGCCGAACTGGTGGCCGGCGACCGCCGCCACGGGCTGTGA
- a CDS encoding RNA polymerase sigma factor produces MSSGTEHEDRFRRVYTMNFEPLLAYAMRRVEQPEDAADVVAETFLVAWRRSRDMPPEAEARLWLYGVARRVLANHHRGGVRRERLGDRLRQRLRVAVAVDPGSEVPERLTVQAALARLGDLDREVLLLTFWEGLEPREAAAVLQVNPAAVRTRLSRARARLRDLVGDDLDPTGHVPDVMAARGSEEGR; encoded by the coding sequence GTGAGTTCCGGGACTGAACACGAGGACCGCTTCCGCCGCGTCTACACGATGAACTTCGAGCCGCTGCTGGCGTACGCGATGCGGCGTGTCGAGCAGCCTGAGGACGCGGCCGACGTGGTGGCCGAGACCTTCCTCGTCGCCTGGCGGCGCAGCCGTGACATGCCGCCGGAGGCCGAGGCCCGGCTGTGGCTGTACGGCGTGGCCCGCCGGGTGCTGGCCAACCACCACCGCGGCGGGGTGCGCCGGGAACGGCTGGGCGATCGGTTGCGGCAACGACTCAGGGTCGCCGTCGCCGTCGACCCGGGCAGCGAGGTGCCCGAACGGCTCACGGTCCAGGCCGCGCTGGCCCGGCTGGGCGATCTGGATCGGGAGGTGTTGCTGCTGACCTTCTGGGAGGGCCTGGAGCCGCGCGAGGCCGCGGCGGTTCTCCAGGTGAACCCTGCCGCGGTCCGTACCCGGCTGTCCCGGGCCCGGGCCCGATTGCGCGATCTCGTCGGTGACGACCTGGACCCGACCGGACATGTACCCGACGTCATGGCAGCACGCGGCTCAGAGGAGGGCAGATGA
- a CDS encoding helix-turn-helix domain-containing protein, giving the protein MDGDLDQALDAVGPRLRALRKQRETTLADLSTETGISVSTLSRLESGARRPTLELLLPLARAHGVTLDELVGAPPTGDPRIHLRPVTHHGMTMLPLTRRAGGIQAYKLVIPARKGTPDPQTHEGYEWLYVLNGRLRLVLGEHDLVLAPGEAAEFDTRVPHWFGAADAEPVEILSLFGRQGERAHLRARPTSRSGSS; this is encoded by the coding sequence ATGGACGGTGATCTGGACCAGGCCCTCGACGCGGTCGGCCCGCGGCTGCGCGCCCTGCGGAAGCAGCGCGAGACCACCCTGGCCGACCTGTCGACGGAGACCGGCATCTCGGTGAGCACCCTCTCCCGCCTGGAGTCCGGTGCCCGCCGCCCGACCCTCGAACTACTGCTCCCCCTGGCCCGCGCCCACGGCGTCACGCTCGACGAGCTGGTCGGCGCCCCGCCCACCGGCGACCCGCGCATCCATTTGCGCCCCGTCACCCACCACGGCATGACGATGCTGCCGCTGACCCGGCGGGCGGGCGGCATCCAGGCGTACAAGCTGGTGATCCCGGCCCGCAAGGGGACCCCGGACCCGCAGACCCACGAGGGGTACGAGTGGCTCTACGTCCTCAACGGGCGGCTGCGGCTCGTCCTCGGGGAGCACGACCTGGTGCTCGCGCCGGGCGAGGCGGCCGAGTTCGACACCCGGGTGCCGCACTGGTTCGGTGCCGCCGACGCGGAACCGGTGGAGATCCTCAGCCTCTTCGGCCGCCAGGGCGAACGCGCCCACCTGCGCGCCCGCCCGACATCCCGTTCCGGGTCGTCATGA
- a CDS encoding Fur family transcriptional regulator — translation MDVPRMLRRAALRVTRPRVAVLHAVHAHPHADTESIIAAVRRDLPDVSRQAVYDGLRALTTAGLVRRIEPSGSVGRYESRIGDNHHHLVCRSCGLIADVDCAVGEAPCLTPSDDSGFSVDEAEVVYWGRCPDCSDAGNS, via the coding sequence ATGGACGTCCCGCGGATGCTGCGGAGGGCGGCGTTGCGCGTGACCCGTCCCCGAGTGGCGGTGCTGCACGCGGTGCACGCGCATCCGCACGCCGACACGGAATCGATCATCGCCGCCGTGCGCCGGGACCTGCCTGACGTGTCGCGCCAGGCGGTGTACGACGGCCTGCGCGCGCTGACCACCGCGGGCCTGGTGCGGCGCATCGAACCGTCCGGCTCGGTGGGCCGCTACGAGTCGCGGATCGGGGACAACCACCACCACCTGGTGTGCCGGTCCTGCGGTCTGATCGCCGACGTCGACTGCGCCGTCGGCGAGGCGCCCTGCCTGACCCCGTCCGACGACAGCGGCTTCTCGGTCGACGAGGCCGAGGTCGTCTACTGGGGCCGGTGCCCCGACTGTTCCGACGCTGGCAACTCCTGA
- the katG gene encoding catalase/peroxidase HPI → MSENHEAVVHDASAGSESRCPVAHGRAPHPTQGGGNRGWWPNSINLKILAKNPAERNPLDGEFDYAEAFTALDLAAVKRDIAEVLTTSQDWWPADFGHYGPLMIRMAWHSAGTYRISDGRGGAGAGMQRFAPLNSWPDNGNLDKARRLLWPVKKKYGQSISWADLMILAGNVALESMGFKTFGYAGGRPDVWEPEEDVYWGPETTWLGDDRYTGDRELENPLAAVQMGLIYVNPEGPNGNPDPLASARDIRETFHRMGMNDEETVALIAGGHTFGKTHGAGPADHVGAEPEAAPIEEQGLGWRNSFGTGKGADTITSGLEVTWTYHPTRWDNEFFHILFGYDWELMTSPAGAHQWRPRNGAGTDMVPEAHDPARRREPRMLTSDLALRFDPVYEQISRRFLENPDEFADAFARAWFKLTHRDMGPIQRYLGPEVPTETLVWQDPVPPVTHELVDAQDVAALKAQVLASGLTVAQLVSTAWASASTFRGGDKRGGANGARIRLEPQHSWEVNDPDQLATVLRTLEGIQQAFNAAQTGGKQISLADLIVLAGDAAVEQAARDGGVDVAVPFTPGRTDASQEQTDVESFAAMEPTADGFRNYLGKGNRLPAEFLLVDKANLLTLSAPEMTVLVGGLRVLGANWQQSPLGVLTTTPGALTNDFFVNLLDLGTTWKATSEDANTFEGRDLATGAVKWTGSRADLVFGSNSELRALAEVYAGDDAREKFVRDFVAAWTKVMNLGRYDLA, encoded by the coding sequence ATGTCCGAGAACCACGAGGCCGTCGTCCACGACGCGAGCGCGGGGAGCGAGTCGCGCTGCCCGGTGGCGCACGGACGCGCCCCCCACCCGACCCAGGGCGGCGGCAACCGCGGCTGGTGGCCGAACAGCATCAACCTGAAGATCCTCGCCAAGAACCCCGCCGAGCGGAACCCGCTCGACGGTGAGTTCGACTACGCCGAGGCGTTCACGGCCCTCGACCTCGCCGCCGTGAAGCGGGACATCGCGGAGGTCCTGACGACCTCGCAGGACTGGTGGCCGGCCGACTTCGGCCACTACGGCCCGCTGATGATCCGGATGGCGTGGCACAGCGCGGGCACGTACCGCATCAGCGACGGCCGCGGCGGCGCCGGCGCCGGCATGCAGCGCTTCGCGCCGCTCAACAGCTGGCCGGACAACGGGAACCTCGACAAGGCCCGGCGCCTGCTGTGGCCGGTCAAGAAGAAGTACGGCCAGAGCATCTCGTGGGCCGACCTGATGATCCTCGCCGGCAACGTCGCCCTGGAGTCGATGGGCTTCAAGACCTTCGGGTACGCCGGTGGCCGGCCGGACGTCTGGGAGCCCGAGGAGGACGTCTACTGGGGTCCCGAGACGACCTGGCTCGGCGACGACCGCTACACCGGCGACCGGGAACTCGAGAACCCGCTCGCCGCGGTCCAGATGGGCCTCATCTACGTCAACCCGGAGGGCCCGAACGGCAACCCGGACCCGCTCGCCTCGGCCCGCGACATTCGCGAGACGTTCCACCGCATGGGGATGAACGACGAGGAGACGGTCGCGCTGATCGCCGGCGGCCACACCTTCGGCAAGACCCACGGTGCGGGCCCGGCCGACCACGTCGGTGCCGAGCCCGAGGCCGCCCCGATCGAGGAGCAGGGCCTCGGCTGGCGGAACAGCTTCGGCACCGGCAAGGGCGCCGACACGATCACCAGTGGTCTCGAGGTCACCTGGACCTACCACCCGACCCGGTGGGACAACGAGTTCTTCCACATCCTCTTCGGCTACGACTGGGAACTGATGACGTCGCCGGCCGGCGCGCACCAGTGGCGGCCCCGCAACGGCGCGGGCACCGACATGGTGCCGGAGGCGCACGACCCGGCGAGGCGCCGCGAGCCGCGGATGCTGACCTCGGACCTGGCGCTGCGCTTCGACCCGGTCTACGAGCAGATCTCGCGACGGTTCCTCGAGAATCCGGACGAGTTCGCGGACGCCTTCGCCCGGGCCTGGTTCAAGCTGACCCACCGCGACATGGGCCCGATCCAGCGCTACCTCGGCCCGGAGGTTCCCACCGAGACACTGGTCTGGCAGGACCCGGTCCCGCCGGTGACGCACGAACTCGTCGACGCGCAGGACGTCGCGGCTCTCAAGGCGCAGGTCCTCGCCTCGGGGCTGACGGTGGCCCAGCTCGTCTCCACCGCGTGGGCGTCGGCCTCGACGTTCCGTGGCGGCGACAAGCGCGGCGGCGCCAACGGGGCGCGGATCCGCCTGGAGCCGCAGCACAGCTGGGAGGTCAACGACCCCGACCAGCTTGCGACGGTGCTGCGCACGCTGGAGGGCATCCAGCAGGCGTTCAACGCCGCGCAGACCGGCGGCAAGCAGATCTCGCTCGCCGACCTCATCGTGCTCGCCGGTGACGCCGCCGTCGAGCAGGCCGCCCGCGACGGCGGGGTCGACGTCGCGGTGCCCTTCACGCCGGGACGTACGGACGCCTCGCAGGAGCAGACCGACGTGGAGTCGTTCGCGGCGATGGAGCCGACCGCGGACGGGTTCCGCAACTACCTCGGCAAGGGCAACCGCCTGCCGGCCGAGTTCCTCCTGGTCGACAAGGCGAACCTGCTGACCCTGAGCGCGCCGGAGATGACGGTTCTCGTCGGCGGTCTCCGCGTCCTGGGTGCGAACTGGCAGCAGTCGCCGCTCGGTGTCCTCACCACGACCCCCGGTGCGCTGACCAACGACTTCTTCGTCAACCTCCTCGACCTGGGTACGACGTGGAAGGCGACGTCCGAGGACGCGAACACCTTCGAGGGGCGCGATCTCGCCACCGGCGCGGTCAAGTGGACCGGCAGCCGCGCCGACCTCGTCTTCGGGTCCAACTCGGAGCTGCGCGCCCTGGCCGAGGTCTACGCGGGCGACGACGCCCGCGAGAAGTTCGTCCGGGACTTCGTGGCGGCGTGGACCAAGGTCATGAACCTGGGCCGGTACGACCTGGCCTGA